The nucleotide sequence ATGGATATAACCCGCGCGTAGCCACTGGCGTGATTGCAGCATCAGGAACGATTACCCAACTGATTCCACCTTCACTTGTCTTGATTGTATTGGCAGATCAATTAGGTAAATCTGTTGGTGACATGTATGCCGGCGCGATTGGACCATCGATTATTCAAGTGGTCTTGTTTTGTTTGTTTATTTTCTTCTTATCCATTTTTAGACCACAAGATGTGCCAGCACTTCCGCCCGAGGCACGCCCAAAAATCGATTGGAAGCTCTTTAAGCGAATTTTGTGGGGGATCGTTCCATCAATCGCATTGATCTTCCTAGTGCTTGGCACCATCTTAATGGGCCTTGCGACTCCCACTGAGGGTGGCGCTATGGGGTCTGTTGGCGCATTAGTTCTTGCTGCCATGAACAAACGTTTAGAAAAGCCTTTGGTTTGGGAAGCCATGACTTCCACGATGCGCATTAATGCGATGGTGATATTCATTCTCATTGGATCCACTGTATTTGGCTTAGCATTCCGCGGCGTTGATGGTGACCTCTGGATTGAGCATCTCCTGTCCGGCTTACCAGGTGGTCAAGTGGGCTTCTTAATTGTGGTGAATGTGTTTGTATTCTTTTTAGCCTTCTTCTTGGACTATTTTGAAATTGCTTTCATCATCATTCCACTGCTGGCCCCCGTTGCAGAAAAACTTGGGATTGACCTCATTTGGTTTGGGGTGCTACTCGGTGCAAATATGCAAACCTCTTTTATGCATCCGCCCTTCGGATTTGCCTTGTTTTACCTGCGCGGGGTTGCACCAAAGTCGCTCAAGAGCTCTGACATTTACTACGGCGCACTACCATGGGTAGCTCTACAGCTGATTCTGGTTGCAATTATTATTTTTGTTCCAGAAACCGTTACTTATTTTGTCGATAAGCCAACAGCAGCAATCGATATCAATGCACCATCTATCGATCCACTAGCTGGAGTTGAACAAAATGAAATCACGGTAGACTCTAGTTCAGAAATCGAGCGTCAATTGCGAGAAAATAAATAAAAAATAAGTCCAATAAGAAGGGGTCTACATGCAGTCAAAGTGGGGTATTCGGGGGATGGCAGTAGCACCGCACTCCCTCGCTTCAGAATCAGCCTTAGCAGTTCTTCGCGAAGGCGGTAACGCATTGGAAGCCATGGTGGCTGCGGCGGCAACTATCGCTGTTGTTTATCCACATATGAATTCGATTGGTGGTGACTCCTTCTGGGTTATGCACTCTCCTGGCAAAGCCATGGGTGGAATTGATGCTTGCGGTGCTGCTGCTGGCTTGGCAACAAAAGAGTGGTACAGAGAGCGCGGCATTACCAAAGCAATTCCCTTTAGAGGTCCAGTAGCCGCCAACACGGTTGCAGGAACGATTTCTGGTTGGGGTGCTGCTCACAAACTTTCCAAGCAAGGCTTGGGAGGCAAGATACCGCTATCAAGATTACTGGCAGATGCCATTCACTATGCCGAAACTGGGGTGCCTGTTACTTACAGCCAATCCAGCCTGACAGCAAAAAAACGGGAGGAACTGAAATCAATTCCAGGGTTTGCGAAAACATTTTTAGTTAATGGAAAAGCACCGGCTGTTGGAAGCATATTTAAACAAGCACGCCTTGCAAAAACATTACGACAGATTGCTGAAAAAGGAACAGATGATTACTATCGCGGTGAACTTGCAGAGTTAATCAGCAAAGAACTGACTGATATTGGAAGCCCTCTTCGTTTAGCTGATCTCCATCGTCATCAAGCAAAGCTGATTGACCCACTCGAGCTTAAACACAGCATGGGTAATGTCTACAACATGATTCCGCCTACGCAGGGCGTGGTCTCTCTCATGATTGTTGGCATCTTGGACCAATTAAATCTGAAGCGCTTCAAAGTCGATAGCGCCGAATATGTGCATCACTGTGTTGAAGCAACTAAGCAGGCATTTAAGATTCGCGACCAATTTGTTACGGACCCTGCTTACATGACTAAGAATGCGCAATCATTCTTATCCCCAGCTTTTCTGAAAAAGCTTGCCAAGAATATTGATCCCGATAAAGCTTTACCTTGGGGTCAAGGTAAGGGTCCTGCCGATACGATTTGGATGGGCGTAATTGATGGTGAAGGCAACTGCGTTTCCTTTATCCAAAGCATCTATCACGAATTTGGCGCAGGCATTGTTCTACCTAAGTCTGGAATTAATTGGCAGAACCGTGGTTGTAGTTTTTCTCTGGATCCAAAAACACTCAATCATCTTGAGCCCTATCGCAAACCATTTCATACACTGAATCCAGCCATGGCTTTATTTAAAGATGGTCGCTCAATGGTGTACGGCACTATGGGTGGTGATGGTCAACCGCAAACTCAATGCGCGGTTTTCACTCGCACGGCCACTTATGGGCTTGATCCACAAGATGCCATTAGTCGTCCCCGCTGGTTATTGGGTCGCACTTGGGGGCAGACAAGTGACAGCCTCAAACTCGAATCTCGCTTTAGTCCATGGGTTGCAAAAGAGTTACATGCTTTGGGTCACGAAATCGAAATGCTTGATGCATTTGATGAGACAGTTGGTCATGCAGGCTGCATCATTCGTGAACCCTCAGGAATACTCCGTGGCGGATGGGATCCGCGCAGTGATGGTGCAGTTAGCGCGTTTTAGTAATAAACAATTTGGGCACGCGCAGATCCCAATGAATGGCAGCTGCGCGCAATCCAAATATCCCCAACATACAGAGCACAGAACCCTCGACTGTAAATTGAGGTAAAAAATTCAGAATCAAAACGTAAACGCAACACCCCAAAGTCACAGGGATGGCATAAAGTTCGTGCGACATGATGAGGGTTTTTCTTCCAGCCAAAACATCTCGGATTAAACCACCACCAATGGCGGTAATCACACCCAGAATCACGGGAGCAACCGGTAGCCCGAAATTCATACTGGATGCTTTATCAGCACCTTGTATTCCAAAAAGGGCCGCACCAAAACCATCGATGTAAAGCATCCAACGATAAATTTGCGGTTGCGTAAAAAAAGATTCGGCAACAAATGTCAGAACACTTGCTCCAAGAGCAAGCCAAACGTATATTTGATTCTCAGACCAAAAAACAGGGGCTTCCAAAATAATGTCGCGAATAGTGCCACCCCCAATCGCAGTGATTAAGCCCAACACCAATACGCCGAAAAGATCGACTCCGCGATCCGCAATCGCCAATACGCCAGTTACCGCAAATGCCATGGTTGCGATGACGCCAACCCAAAATTGAATATGTTCCATAAAGATCAGTCTAAAACACTTTAAATAAACTTCATCCAAATGCATTGCCCTGCATATACTGAGAGCAACTTATTGATTAAAACCGTAATATGACCACGACCTCAAATTCCAAGCCTAGGCTTTATAGCTTTTGGCGCAGCTCAGCCGCATTCCGTGTTCGTATTGCCTTAAACCTTAAGGGCATCCCCTACGACACCATTCCAGTTCACCTTACTAAAAGTGGTGGCGCACAATTTAGTCCAGACTACTCAGAAAAGAATCCAACTCATCTAGTGCCCCTATTTGAAGATGGCAAAGTCAGTATTCATCAATCGCTGGCTATTATTGAGTATCTAGAAGAGATGTACCCCAGCCCATCTCTTTTACCCCCATTACCAAGTGATCGTGCTTGGGTTCGATCTTTGGCAATGGATATTGCTTGTGATATTCATCCCATTAACAATTTGCGCGTACTACGATATCTAGTAAAAAATGTTGGCAGCACCAATGAAACAAAAGATGCTTGGTATCAGCACTGGATAGAGTTAGGTCTAAACAGTTTAGAAAAACAACTCAGCGCCGATACTCGTGTTGGGCGATTTGCATCCGGGGATCAACCGGGACTGGTTGAAGTTTGTCTAATACCCCAGTTATTCAATGCACTCAGTAGCGGTATGGATTTGAGTATGTATCCGACTCTAGTCAAAATTTTGCACGAGTGCTTAAAGTTGCATGCTTTTATGGATGCCTCTTGGGAGAAGCAATTAGACGCAGAAGGCTCAAACCCCAGCATTCCACCACAAAAATAAGGATAGCGTTAATAAAGAGCCAATCGTAGTAATTAATACCACTCGCGATATCACACTGCTATCAGCCTTGTAATACTGAGCCAACATAAAAGGGCCCGTACCTGTTGGAAGTGCACTCAAAATCACAATCGCATTTAACCAAAGTGTTGGCAAGTTTAAGATGGGCCCTGCAATCAACCAAGCAACTAGAGGTTGGAAAACTAACTTCGCAATGCTGATACCCCATGTCTGACTAGCCGAGGCTTTGCTCTTTTGCAACAGAAACAATCCAATTGATACCAAAGCGCACGGTGTTGCCGCAGCCGCCAAGAAAGTAATCACTTGGGCAATAGGCTCATATAAGGTTTGGCCAGAGGATGCCCACAGCAAACCGGCAACTGGTGCAACCAACAATGGATTGGCACAGAGTGACTTCAATACACTGAACAATATCTCATGATGTTTTTTATGCGACAGAATATCGATCTCGATTAATACTGTTACTAATGCAAACATTACAAACACAATAAAAGTTGAAATGATTGCAGGAGCCATTCCCTCTTGGCCCAATGCAAGAGCGCAAAGCGGTATACCCATGTAGCCCGTATTTGAGTAGGACGCACTTAATCCATGAAAACTTGCCGCAGCTAAATCTTTGCTCTTACAGTAGCTAATGACAAGAACTGCTATAAAAACAATGAGGCAGCTAAAGAAAAAGGCGGCTATAAAGCCTGGCTGCCAAAGGGTTTGCCATCCGCTATTGGCGGCAAAATTAAAAAGCTGTGCTGGAAGTGCCAACCAAACGACAAATCGGTTCAGCTCAATCGAGGCACTTTCTCCTAACTTACCAGTACGCCCGCAAACATACCCAATCAGTATGAGTGCAAAAACTGGAAGGACTACATTGAATACGTAGAGCAAAGGAACAATTGAATAGAATTAAGAAATCTTTTTTAGCGTCTTCTGATAGCGTTGCGCATTTTTCACATAGCGTGCCGCGATCTCCCCAATCCCAGAAATTTGTTCAGGACTTAGAGCTTTCACTGCTTTTGCAGGTGACCCAATAATCATTGAGCCATCGGGAAATTCTTTCCCCTCGGTTACGAGAGCACCAGCACCAACTAAGCAATGTTTGCCAATTTTTGCGCCATTAAGAATCACTGCACCAATACCAATCAAACTCCCATCACCAATTTGACATCCATGCAACATGACTTTATGACCTACGGTGACATTCTTCCCAATGGTGAGTGGATAACCAGGATCAGTATGCAAAACAGATGCATCCTGTACATTGCTGCCCTCGCCTATCTGAATCAAATCGTTATCACCACGAATGACGACCTTGGGCCAAACGTTTGCATCTTTATGAAGTTCTACTTTGCCGATGACTTCAGCACTTTCGGCAACCCAAGCGCCCTCAGAGAGTTGAGGTGCATTTCCATCTAGTTCAAATATAGCCATGACCCATTATAGGTATGAATCAGGCTATATCAGTATGGCTCTTGAAATGACTTACCAGTTAGGTTCGCGATCTGGTGTGGCAGAAATGCGATGAACGCTTAAATCAGCGCCCTCAAACTCTTCCTCTTGAGACATCCGAATACCAATAACCGCCTTCAGCACACCATAGACTACAAAGCCGCCCACTAAGGCAATACCCACACCCATCAGACTACCAATCAGTTGACCTGTAAAAGTAATGCCACCGATTCCGCCAAGCGCCTTCGTTCCAAAAATGCCAGCAGCTAAACCACCCCAAAGTCCACACAATCCATGAAGAGGCCAAACACCCAATACATCATCCAACTTCCAACGGTTTTGGACTAGGGTAAACATATATACAAATAAAGCACCGGCAACCAAACCAACAAACAAAGCGCCAACTGGATGCATCAAATCAGAACCCGCGCACACCGCAACTAATCCAGCAAGCGGACCGTTGTATGCAAAGCCTGGATCATTACGTCCAATCACCCATGCAGCGAGTGTTCCACCAACCATTGCCATTAATGAGTTCAAGGCAACTAAACCGCTGATCTTGTCGATAGTTTGCGCGCTCATCACATTAAAACCAAACCAACCCACCGCTAAAATCCATGCGCCTAGTGCTAAGAAGGGAATGCTGGATGGCGGGTGCGCAGAGATTTGTCCTTCTTTGGTGTAACGGCCACGGCGAGCGCCAAGCAAGATAACAGCGGGCAATGCAATCCAACCACCAACAGCATGGACAACTACTGAACCTGCGAAATCATGAAACTCTTCGCCAGTGAAACCCTTAATCCATGCCTGAATACCGTAATGCTGATTCCACGCAATGCCTTCAAAAAAGGGATAAACGAAACCAACCAAAATAAAAGTAGCGATCAATTGGGGATTAAATTTCGCTCTCTCAGCTATGCCGCCAGAAATAATGGCAGGAATTGCAGCTGCAAAAGTAAGGAGAAAGAAAAACTTCACTAACTCGTAACCATTTTTTTCAGCCAGTAGTTCTGCACCCGAAAAGAAGTTCACTCCGTATGCGATGCTGTAACCGATGAAGAAATAAGCAATCGTAGAAACTGCAAAATCCACCAAGATTTTTACCAAGGCATTTACCTGGTTTTTCTTACGCACAGTACCTAGCTCAAGAAATGCAAAACCCGCATGCATTGCAAGCACCATGATGGCACCCAACAAAATAAATAGAGCATCACTGCCAGATTTCAAAATTTCCACTTGTTTCCCCCTTCTATTTTTTGCATCATTATGGGGAGTAAATAAACTTATTAAGGTGCAATATGCACTTTTTTAGTGCATATATCCTCTAGAATGATGGTTTATGATCGATTCACATTCACTTAAGGGAGAACCCATGAAGAAAGTCCTGATTTTTTTAACTGCTATCGCAGCGTTTTCTGGCTTGGCACAGGCACAAGGCAATGCAGGCGTTAAGGTTCTCAGCACACAAGAGCTGGTAAATGTCTGCAAATTACCTGCAAGCCCAGAATCTAGAAGCTTTTGTATTGGCTACTCGACCGCAATTTATGACACTTATTTGGCTACGCGTCATCCACAGCGCGCAAAACCATTTATCTGTGTAAAGCAACCTGCCCCATCCCGCGATGAAGTCATCGCTGATTTCGTGAAGTTTGGACAAGAGAATCCACAAACCGCTGACAAACCAGCAGCCGGTGTTTTCTTAGGTTTCTTGGCAGCGAAGTTTCCTTGCGCCAGAAAATAATCCGACCAATCCACTGAACTCAATTTAATTTAAAGGATCTGTTGATATGAAAAAAATTATCGCGATTACTGTAGCAACCCTTGCAATTGCTGGCTGCTCAAATATGAGCAATACTGAACAACGCACACTCTCTGGTGCTGGTATTGGCGCTGCAGCTGGCGCTATCGGTACCGCCATTTTCCATGGCAACCCAATCTGGGGTGCCGTTGGTGGCGCAGCTGTTGGTGCGGCATCAGGCTACATATATGATTCCTACAAAAAAGAGCAGGCATCTGAATACAACGCTGGATACAACGCTGGAAAAAATAACAAACCAGCAAACGCACCAAACTAATTACAAACTTACCTAACGCTTACTCTCAGCGTCACCAAAAACTACCCAGCTTGTATTAACTTACAAGCTGGGTTTTTATTTGGATATCACCTGCTAATGCTTTATGTATTGGGCATTTATTTGCAATTTCCATTAAGCGATTTTTTTCATCTTCAGTAAGATTGCCTTGCAACTGGATGTCGCGCGTGAATATTTCAACATCATTCGCACGTTCAATGTCTACCGTCACAATTGCATTTTCTAAGTTCATCGACTTACGACCCGCATACATTTTTAATGTCATGCTGGTACACGATGCTAATGCCGCTCCCAGATATTCATGGGGTGTAGGGCCAGTATCCTGCCCGCCATTGCTAGCGTAGGCATCGGATAGAAAATGCAAATCACCTGTTTGCAATTTCTGTTGTAGTGGCCCATTCCCAAACTGCGAAACTACTTTTCTCATACTGTCTCCAAAATAGATTAAATATTCATTAGCAAAACTTAACTCTTAGATGATTTTGATGGCTTCTCTGCGACCGGCAAATTGGCTTGTTTCCAGGCACTAAATCCACCTTCTAAATGACAGACATCAGGAAGACCCATGTCTTGCAATGTTTTCGTAGCAAGAGCAGATCGCCAAGCTGAAGCGCAATACAAAATGAAACGCTTGCCCTCCCCAAAAATGGGTTTGTAGTATGGGCTATCTGGGTCTACCCAAAACTCCAACATTCCCCGTGGGGCATGCAATGCGTCCGGAATCATTCCTTCGCGCTCAAGCTCTCGAATATCGCGAATATCTACAAACACCACATTCGAATCCTGGAGCAATTCTCGTGCCTGTTTTAGAGGAACAGTTTCAATTTTCTCCATGGCGGCATCAATTAACGCCCTATAACCAATCTTTAATTTCACCAAAATCTCCTAAAGTGACAATTCTCTTTATTTTTGAGTCACCTGCTAACATTCTCCTATGAACTTTACCCCTATAGAACTTGGTGCCAGCATTATTTTTGCAATTGCCGTTTTACACACTTTTTGCACTGGCTATTTTGAATCTCTATCAAAACGCTCGCCAAGACATGCAGGCCTTTGGCACCTCTTAGGAGAGGTAGAAATTGTATTTGGCTTTTGGGCGGCTGCCCTTGTTATATACATCTCTTTAATTGGAGATTTGCACACTGCTAAATCTTACTTAAACAAGCGAAACTTCACAGAGCCTTTGTTTGTTTTTGCCATCATGATCGTCGCCGGCAGCAAACCGATATTGCATTTTTCAACACAGCTACTCCATGCTGTAGCCAAGGTGTTAAAACGCTTGCTAGGGATTAGGGGTGCTCCAGCACTGTACTTTCTGACTCTCGGTTTAACACCACTTCTAGGATCCCTCATCACCGAACCAGCGGCTATGACCTTAGCAGCATTTTTATTGCGTGACCTTGTGTATCGGCATCAATGCTCCAAATCATTGCTGTTCGGCACCCTAGGTGTTCTATTTGTGAACATATCTATTGGCGGCACTCTTACAAATTTTGCTGCCCCGCCAGTACTCATGGTCGCTTCCACATGGGGGTGGAGCTCGGCATTCATGTTTACTAATTTTGGAATGGAATCCTGCATTGCCATATTCACCAATGCTCTTGTAGCAACTCTTTTATTTCATCGCCAGCTTGTTGATCCCTCCACATCAAGCCAGCAGGAAAAAATTCCATTGACTGTGATTGCGGTTCATTTACTATTCTTATTGGGAGTAGTGGTATTTGCACATGACCCCATTATTTTTGTATGGCTACTCTTATTCTTTATTGGTTACACCACCGCATATCCAAAATATCAAAGCCCACTCATTCTTAAAGAAGCATTGTTAGTTGGCTTCTTCTTAGCTGGATTAGTTGTACTTGGTGGATTGCAAGGTTGGTGGCTACAACCGATTTTAGAGATGATGAGTCCAACGGCTGTGTTCTATGGCAGCCTGGCTTTAACCGCAATTACCGATAATGCCGCCCTGACATATTTAGGATCATTGGTAACAGGTACTTCTCTAGATTTCAAACTCGCTTTAGTAGGCGGCGCAGTTGCAGGTGGTGGCCTTACGGTAATCGCAAATGCACCAAACCCGGCAGGCATCGCAATATTAAGAAATTACTTTCCTGGAGGCACAGTCTCTGCACTCTATCTCTTGATAGCCGCAATACCACCCACACTAGTAGCAATTGCTGCCTATCGACTGCTTTAGCTTCAGCAAACGCTATACACTGTAAAATCTGAGCTTCGCCCCCAGTTATAAATCTGAGAACGGCATATGAAAAAGCTCTATATCAAAACCTTTGGTTGCCAAATGAACGAGTACGACTCGGGCAAGATGGCCGACCTTCTCCATGCAGATGAAGGCATGGAAATGACCAACTCGCCAGAAGATGCAGATGTTGTTCTGCTTAATACATGCTCTATACGAGAAAAAGCGGAAGATAAAGTTTTCTCTGATCTTGGGCGACTAAGAGAACTAAAAAAAACAAGGTCCAACTTACTCATCGGAGTTGGCGGCTGCGTCGCCAGCCAAGAAGGTCAACAAATTATTAGTCGTGCACCCTATGTCGATGTTGTTTTTGGACCCCAAACTCTACATCGTCTAACCGATCTTATTGCCGAACGCCGCAAAACAGGAGTTCCCCAGGTTGATATCTCATTTCCAGAGATTGAAAAATTTGATCGACTACCAGCATCACGCCAAACTCGTGGCTCAGCATATGTATCGATCATGGAGGGTTGCTCCAAATATTGCAGCTATTGCGTTGTTCCATACACGCGAGGTGAAGAGGTATCGCGTCCCTTTGATGATGTTTTGACTGAAGTTGCTGGACTTGCTGCCAATGGAGTCAAAGAAATTGTTTTACTTGGACAGAATGTCAATGCTTATCGAGGCAAAATGGGTGACACTGCGGAGCTTGCCGACTTTGCTTTACTTATTGAATATATTGCCGAGATACCGGGAGTTGAGCGTATCCGTTTTACCACCAGCCATCCTAAAGAATTTACACAACGCCTAATTGATGTGTATGCCAAGGTGCCAAAACTGGTAAGTCATCTACATTTGCCAGTACAACATGGCTCTGATGCCATGCTATCAGCTATGAAGCGCGGCTATACGGCACTTGAATTCAAAAGCATTATTCGAAAAATGCGCGCAGTGCGCCCTGATCTAACCCTATCTAGCGACTTTATTGTTGGCTTTCCTGGCGAGACTGATGCTGACTTTGAAAAGCTTCTAAAGATGGTGCGTGACTTGAACTTTGATAACAGTTTTTGCTTTATCTTTAGTCCGCGCCCAGGAACCCCCGCAGCAAACCTAAGTGATAACACGCCATATGAAGTGAAATTAAAGCGCCTACAAACATTACTTGCCCTTGTTGAGGATCAAGCTAATCAGATTAGTCAAAAAATGCTGGGCAATGTTGAAACTGTTTTAGTTGAAGGTTTAGCAAAGGATGGGATTAATCTACAAGGCAGAGCTGAGAATAATCGCGTAGTCCACTTTGCTACCCCCACTGATGAAATTGAATCTCTCACAGGACAAATGGTTGATATCAAAATTACTGAAGTACTCAATTACACCCTCAGGGGTGAGATGGTAGAAGTACATGCCAGCTAAATTAATGATTGATCTTCAATTTGCTAGCGCAGCTCTTAAAAACGTTATTGAAAAGACTGCCTCGGAAGCGCTAATCAAAAAATGGATCAAAGGTACGGACGTAAAGTCAGGTTTAATTACCCTTCGGTTTGTAAATACAGCTGAAGGCAAAAAGCTGAATGCTTCTTTTCGCAAAAAAAATTATGCTACGAATGTGTTGACTTTTCCGTATGAGCGCTCAAAGGATAGTCTCACAGCAGACATCATTTTTTGCTTGCCCATCATTCAAAAAGAAGCAAAGGATCAAGAGAAGACATTAAAGGCCCATTTGGCGCATTTAATTATTCATGGATGTCTTCATGCTCAGGGTTACGACCATGAAAACCATCGGGATGCAAAAAAAATGGAAGCTCTGGAAATTAAGCTCCTTAAAACACTTGGATTTGCCAATCCCTACCTAAACGCATAATTTTCATTTGTCATCTTTCTACGCTATTCTTGCTATATGCCTGACCCCAAATCCCTTTTAGATCGATTGGCCGATTTCTTATCGCCACAGCCAACCAGCCCCAGTGAGCGACGCCAGGAACTAATTGAAACGCTACGCGAAGCCCAAACAGAGGGTCTAATTGATGCTGATGCACTTTCTATGATTGAAGGCGTCTTTCAAGTGGGTCAACTATCTGCGCGAGATATCTTGGTACCGCGAGCGCAAATCGACTGGATCGACATTAACCAGCCTCTTGCAGATCTCATGAAAACCGCTATTGAGGCTGCGCACTCTCGCTTTCCAGTCTTTGAAGGAACACGCGATAACGTGATTGGCATTCTGCTTGCCAAAGACTTGTTACGTCATGCAACTGAAAAAGATTTTCAGATACGAGACTGGTTACGTCCAGCAGTATTCATACCAGAATCTAAGCGATTAAGTGTTTTATTGCGCGACTTCAAAGACAACCGCAATCACTTAGCCATCGTTGTCGATGAATATGGTGGCGTAGCAGGCATTATTACGATTGAGGATGTTCTCGAGCAAATTGTTGGCGATATTGAAGATGAACACGATATTGATGAAGAAGCAGACAATATCATAGCGCTCGATAATGGCGACATTCGAGTTAAAGGCATGACTGAGCTCGAACAATTTAACCAAACGATCGGCACACACTTTGCGATTGACGATATTGATACCGTTGCTGGCTTGGTGATTCAGCATTTAGGGCGCGTTCCCAAAATAGGCGAACACATCACCATTGAAGGCATTGAATTTGTAATACAGCGCGCCGATCCCCGACAAATACATGTGCTGCTAGCCCGGCAATTACCTCAATAAACCGACCAGGGCGAATCTTGCTCATTTACAAGATATTTACCCAACGCATCTCGACAGGGGTTGCGCTTTTTGGACTTGGCGTACTGCTTGCCCTTGTTGCTGAACTGCCCTATGGTGGTTGGTATCAATTACCGATTCTAAGTATTGTCTGGTGGCTACTACGCAATGAGATGTCGCAAACAACAAAGCAATACTTCGCTTATGGACTTATTTTTGGACTCGGTTATTTTCTGATTGGATTGTGGTGGCTCTACATCAGCATGCACGATGTTGGGGGTATGAATCCAATCC is from Polynucleobacter sp. MWH-UH23A and encodes:
- a CDS encoding TRAP transporter large permease subunit, whose translation is MISYDLMAPIMFGGLIVFLLIGYPAAFSLGAVGLFFSFIGIEMGMFQPTFLQALPDRVFGILSNDLLLSIPFFTFMGAILEKCGLAEDMLEGLGQLFGPIRGGLAYAVIIVGAILGAITGTVAASVIAMGLISLPIMLRYGYNPRVATGVIAASGTITQLIPPSLVLIVLADQLGKSVGDMYAGAIGPSIIQVVLFCLFIFFLSIFRPQDVPALPPEARPKIDWKLFKRILWGIVPSIALIFLVLGTILMGLATPTEGGAMGSVGALVLAAMNKRLEKPLVWEAMTSTMRINAMVIFILIGSTVFGLAFRGVDGDLWIEHLLSGLPGGQVGFLIVVNVFVFFLAFFLDYFEIAFIIIPLLAPVAEKLGIDLIWFGVLLGANMQTSFMHPPFGFALFYLRGVAPKSLKSSDIYYGALPWVALQLILVAIIIFVPETVTYFVDKPTAAIDINAPSIDPLAGVEQNEITVDSSSEIERQLRENK
- a CDS encoding gamma carbonic anhydrase family protein; amino-acid sequence: MAIFELDGNAPQLSEGAWVAESAEVIGKVELHKDANVWPKVVIRGDNDLIQIGEGSNVQDASVLHTDPGYPLTIGKNVTVGHKVMLHGCQIGDGSLIGIGAVILNGAKIGKHCLVGAGALVTEGKEFPDGSMIIGSPAKAVKALSPEQISGIGEIAARYVKNAQRYQKTLKKIS
- a CDS encoding AEC family transporter; translated protein: MLYVFNVVLPVFALILIGYVCGRTGKLGESASIELNRFVVWLALPAQLFNFAANSGWQTLWQPGFIAAFFFSCLIVFIAVLVISYCKSKDLAAASFHGLSASYSNTGYMGIPLCALALGQEGMAPAIISTFIVFVMFALVTVLIEIDILSHKKHHEILFSVLKSLCANPLLVAPVAGLLWASSGQTLYEPIAQVITFLAAAATPCALVSIGLFLLQKSKASASQTWGISIAKLVFQPLVAWLIAGPILNLPTLWLNAIVILSALPTGTGPFMLAQYYKADSSVISRVVLITTIGSLLTLSLFLWWNAGV
- a CDS encoding Rap1a/Tai family immunity protein: MKKVLIFLTAIAAFSGLAQAQGNAGVKVLSTQELVNVCKLPASPESRSFCIGYSTAIYDTYLATRHPQRAKPFICVKQPAPSRDEVIADFVKFGQENPQTADKPAAGVFLGFLAAKFPCARK
- a CDS encoding trimeric intracellular cation channel family protein, yielding MEHIQFWVGVIATMAFAVTGVLAIADRGVDLFGVLVLGLITAIGGGTIRDIILEAPVFWSENQIYVWLALGASVLTFVAESFFTQPQIYRWMLYIDGFGAALFGIQGADKASSMNFGLPVAPVILGVITAIGGGLIRDVLAGRKTLIMSHELYAIPVTLGCCVYVLILNFLPQFTVEGSVLCMLGIFGLRAAAIHWDLRVPKLFITKTR
- a CDS encoding ammonium transporter; the protein is MEILKSGSDALFILLGAIMVLAMHAGFAFLELGTVRKKNQVNALVKILVDFAVSTIAYFFIGYSIAYGVNFFSGAELLAEKNGYELVKFFFLLTFAAAIPAIISGGIAERAKFNPQLIATFILVGFVYPFFEGIAWNQHYGIQAWIKGFTGEEFHDFAGSVVVHAVGGWIALPAVILLGARRGRYTKEGQISAHPPSSIPFLALGAWILAVGWFGFNVMSAQTIDKISGLVALNSLMAMVGGTLAAWVIGRNDPGFAYNGPLAGLVAVCAGSDLMHPVGALFVGLVAGALFVYMFTLVQNRWKLDDVLGVWPLHGLCGLWGGLAAGIFGTKALGGIGGITFTGQLIGSLMGVGIALVGGFVVYGVLKAVIGIRMSQEEEFEGADLSVHRISATPDREPNW
- the maiA gene encoding maleylacetoacetate isomerase, with translation MTTTSNSKPRLYSFWRSSAAFRVRIALNLKGIPYDTIPVHLTKSGGAQFSPDYSEKNPTHLVPLFEDGKVSIHQSLAIIEYLEEMYPSPSLLPPLPSDRAWVRSLAMDIACDIHPINNLRVLRYLVKNVGSTNETKDAWYQHWIELGLNSLEKQLSADTRVGRFASGDQPGLVEVCLIPQLFNALSSGMDLSMYPTLVKILHECLKLHAFMDASWEKQLDAEGSNPSIPPQK
- the ggt gene encoding gamma-glutamyltransferase, which gives rise to MQSKWGIRGMAVAPHSLASESALAVLREGGNALEAMVAAAATIAVVYPHMNSIGGDSFWVMHSPGKAMGGIDACGAAAGLATKEWYRERGITKAIPFRGPVAANTVAGTISGWGAAHKLSKQGLGGKIPLSRLLADAIHYAETGVPVTYSQSSLTAKKREELKSIPGFAKTFLVNGKAPAVGSIFKQARLAKTLRQIAEKGTDDYYRGELAELISKELTDIGSPLRLADLHRHQAKLIDPLELKHSMGNVYNMIPPTQGVVSLMIVGILDQLNLKRFKVDSAEYVHHCVEATKQAFKIRDQFVTDPAYMTKNAQSFLSPAFLKKLAKNIDPDKALPWGQGKGPADTIWMGVIDGEGNCVSFIQSIYHEFGAGIVLPKSGINWQNRGCSFSLDPKTLNHLEPYRKPFHTLNPAMALFKDGRSMVYGTMGGDGQPQTQCAVFTRTATYGLDPQDAISRPRWLLGRTWGQTSDSLKLESRFSPWVAKELHALGHEIEMLDAFDETVGHAGCIIREPSGILRGGWDPRSDGAVSAF
- a CDS encoding membrane lipoprotein lipid attachment site-containing protein, with amino-acid sequence MKKIIAITVATLAIAGCSNMSNTEQRTLSGAGIGAAAGAIGTAIFHGNPIWGAVGGAAVGAASGYIYDSYKKEQASEYNAGYNAGKNNKPANAPN